The following are encoded in a window of Halosolutus halophilus genomic DNA:
- a CDS encoding DUF420 domain-containing protein translates to MATADARRRLRERPIGVTVLLTIVGYALVIGTFVLEVPFYPDLTNAQVNALSHAIAVINASATVLLVAGWYWIRAGEIEKHRFAMTSAFGLILLFLVVYLVRVGGGGEKYFVGPDPVYYAYLLMLAVHIILSIVAVPVVLYALILGVSHTPAELRNTAHARVGRIAAGSWILSLVLGVVTYVLLNHAYEYTFTPSVLLPL, encoded by the coding sequence ATGGCAACCGCGGACGCGAGACGACGCCTTCGAGAGCGCCCGATCGGTGTAACGGTCCTGTTGACGATCGTCGGCTACGCACTCGTCATCGGAACGTTCGTCCTCGAGGTCCCGTTCTACCCCGATCTCACGAACGCGCAGGTGAACGCCCTCTCGCACGCTATCGCGGTCATCAACGCGTCGGCGACGGTCCTGCTGGTGGCCGGCTGGTACTGGATCCGCGCGGGCGAAATCGAGAAACACCGCTTCGCGATGACCAGCGCGTTCGGGCTGATCCTGCTGTTCCTGGTCGTCTACCTGGTCCGGGTCGGGGGCGGTGGCGAGAAGTATTTCGTGGGCCCCGATCCCGTCTACTACGCCTACCTGCTCATGCTGGCGGTCCACATCATCCTCTCGATCGTAGCCGTGCCGGTGGTCCTCTACGCGTTGATTCTGGGGGTGAGCCACACGCCGGCGGAACTGCGAAACACCGCCCACGCCCGGGTCGGCCGGATCGCGGCCGGTTCGTGGATCCTGAGTCTCGTCCTCGGGGTCGTCACCTACGTGCTGCTCAACCACGCGTACGAGTACACGTTCACGCCATCGGTCCTGCTCCCGCTGTAG
- a CDS encoding Gfo/Idh/MocA family protein: protein MQFGAAAIGLGGLGQLELEILAGLDGVDVIAGVDVSSDARTVFEREFDVPAYAESTDMLADHGDEIDVALIVTPHTLHYEQARACLAADVHVYLEKPMVTDVSDAVDLIDRADRNDLVVQVGYQRHFHPGFTEVKRLVDSGRIGRIHAANAAIGQNWIDLHQGTWRVDPSLSGGGQLYDTGSHLLDALLWLTDADPSHVSATIEYASPGVDVNSALSVQLDRDDQQVIAGVTISGNGVQLAPFENYSLWGTNGRITFDGERIRLAERDAAVYESIIEAQTDFASLTTAKLQNFLDSIEGTAEPEVPGTVGLSVTALTEAAYEAADTDSRVDVQALIDDAS from the coding sequence ATGCAGTTCGGTGCTGCCGCGATCGGTCTCGGCGGGCTCGGCCAGCTCGAACTCGAGATCCTAGCCGGGCTCGACGGCGTCGACGTGATCGCCGGAGTCGACGTCTCGTCCGACGCGAGGACGGTGTTCGAGCGCGAGTTCGACGTGCCGGCCTACGCCGAGAGTACGGACATGCTCGCGGACCACGGTGACGAGATCGACGTCGCCCTGATCGTCACTCCCCACACGCTCCACTACGAACAGGCCCGTGCCTGTCTCGCGGCCGACGTCCACGTCTACCTGGAGAAACCGATGGTGACCGACGTCTCGGACGCCGTCGACCTGATCGACCGGGCCGACCGGAACGACCTCGTGGTGCAGGTCGGGTACCAGCGGCACTTCCACCCGGGATTCACCGAGGTCAAACGGCTCGTCGACAGCGGGCGGATCGGACGGATCCACGCCGCGAACGCCGCCATCGGTCAGAACTGGATCGACCTCCACCAGGGGACCTGGCGGGTCGACCCCTCGCTCTCGGGTGGGGGACAGCTCTACGACACCGGGTCACACCTGCTCGATGCGCTCCTGTGGCTCACCGACGCGGATCCGTCTCACGTCTCGGCGACGATCGAGTACGCGAGTCCCGGCGTGGACGTCAACAGTGCGCTCTCCGTACAACTCGATCGGGACGACCAGCAGGTGATCGCCGGCGTGACCATCAGCGGGAACGGAGTCCAACTGGCGCCGTTCGAGAACTATTCGCTCTGGGGAACGAACGGCCGCATCACCTTCGACGGGGAACGGATCCGGCTCGCGGAGCGCGACGCGGCGGTCTACGAGAGCATCATCGAGGCCCAGACCGACTTCGCGTCGCTCACGACGGCCAAACTACAGAACTTCCTCGACTCGATCGAGGGAACCGCCGAGCCGGAAGTTCCGGGGACGGTGGGGCTGTCCGTGACCGCGCTGACGGAAGCCGCCTACGAGGCGGCCGACACCGATAGCCGCGTGGACGTCCAGGCCCTGATCGACGACGCCTCCTGA
- a CDS encoding pyridoxamine 5'-phosphate oxidase family protein produces the protein MNVRGPLSAAEIRSFLAETTIPIRLACQTPAGNLWMVSLWYRHRSTGDDADGWVLQCATGADADIVAFLREHSAVAFEISTNQPPYRGVRGRGTASIDPDPEKETLRDLLERYLDGTDSSLARNLLREDRNEVTITIDPAVVSSWDYTDRMGADE, from the coding sequence ATGAACGTCCGTGGCCCCCTCTCGGCGGCCGAGATACGATCGTTTCTCGCGGAGACGACGATCCCGATCCGGCTGGCCTGTCAGACGCCTGCTGGCAACCTCTGGATGGTCTCGCTGTGGTACCGTCACCGCTCGACCGGCGACGACGCCGACGGCTGGGTCCTCCAGTGTGCGACCGGGGCCGACGCGGACATCGTCGCGTTTCTTCGCGAGCACTCGGCCGTTGCCTTCGAAATCTCGACGAACCAGCCGCCGTACAGGGGCGTCCGCGGTCGTGGCACGGCCTCGATCGATCCCGACCCCGAGAAGGAGACGCTACGCGACCTCCTCGAGCGCTACCTCGACGGCACGGACTCGTCCCTGGCGCGGAATCTGCTCCGCGAGGACCGCAACGAGGTGACGATTACGATCGATCCTGCCGTGGTCTCTAGCTGGGACTACACCGATCGGATGGGGGCGGACGAATAG
- a CDS encoding response regulator — protein MTAHSPTEPIDILLVEDNPGDVRLTREAFKSTDSEIRFHTATDGDEALEHLHRCQRDDSRSCPDMILLDLNLPRVDGFTILEVLERDFEHPPPPVLVLSSSADEADIAGSYDRAANAYLTKPNTPSEFSSIARAVERFWIDSAQHPAPT, from the coding sequence ATGACCGCCCACTCCCCCACCGAACCGATCGATATCCTCCTCGTCGAAGACAACCCGGGCGACGTCCGCCTCACGCGGGAAGCGTTCAAATCGACCGACAGCGAGATACGCTTTCACACCGCCACCGACGGAGACGAGGCGCTCGAGCACCTCCACAGGTGTCAGCGAGACGACTCACGATCTTGCCCCGACATGATACTCCTGGATCTGAACCTCCCGCGGGTGGACGGCTTTACGATCCTCGAAGTGCTCGAACGCGACTTCGAGCACCCGCCACCGCCGGTGCTCGTCCTGTCGAGTTCGGCCGACGAAGCGGACATCGCCGGAAGCTACGACCGAGCCGCGAACGCGTACCTCACCAAACCGAACACCCCCAGCGAGTTCAGTTCGATCGCCCGTGCGGTCGAACGGTTCTGGATCGATTCGGCACAGCACCCCGCCCCGACGTGA
- a CDS encoding PAS domain S-box protein, with translation MDPSSSSSGSDRQDRVRQQRVVADLGNRALECTDLDRLFRDATEAVQTTLETDTCKLLELLPGEERFLLRDGCGWNDGVVGTETVPTNRESQAGHTLETTDPVVVDDLQTEDRFAGPDLLLDHDIVSGISAVVGPSDDPWGVLGTHTTTRREFSEGDAAFVQNVANVLASAVERDRANRRRDEDASLTDTILETSPIGITIVDADGEMRFTNERAEEIFGRSKARIDELSFDDPAWDEVGPDGEPLTADELPFRRIAESGEQVFDQVTGVLRSDGERVWVSVNGAPVRDEDRELDAVVFAIEDVTDRFDRERDLERYETVVETAHDGIYVLDDERRFELVNDSFAALTGFSRDELHGTHASVVFGEEFASIEADQLDAAASRRSPTFEETIVAGPDETDTRTVENRFAILSTEDGTRRIGVVRDITERKEMEAKLRESEERFRTLSEHLEEVVWMTGADPESLSYINPAYEEVWGLDRDSLYDDALSFLEVVHPDDRERVREAYTGLPEEEYDEEFRIERPDGERRWIHGRATPVRSEDGTVDRIVGIDTDVTRRKERERALEESEQRYRTVLEHFPNGAIALFDEDLRYSLVGGQALGEIDLDASEVVGATIEEFYPDEIVPKLESACRGALEGDSTQVDVAFRDRDWSVHAVPVRDTDADVFAGMLMAQDVTERKEYQRRLEESNERLEQFAYVASHDLQEPLRMISSYLGFVQDRYGDELDDDGQEFVEFAVEGADRMREMIDGLLEFSRVETRGDPLEPIELDDSFADARRDLKLQIEEQDAEITAEPLPRVVGDGNQLRQVFQNLLSNAIEYSGDEQPRIDVSAHREGSEWVISVEDDGIGIDPADTDRIFGVFERLHAVDEHSGSGIGLALCERIVERHGGEIWVESEPGEGSTFSFTLPAHDGSGTGSHCGDASERSQTESPE, from the coding sequence ATGGACCCGTCGTCCTCCAGTTCCGGATCGGACCGCCAGGACCGCGTTCGCCAGCAGCGGGTCGTGGCCGACCTCGGCAATCGAGCGCTCGAATGCACCGATCTCGATCGCCTCTTCCGGGACGCGACGGAGGCGGTGCAGACGACCCTGGAGACGGATACGTGCAAACTCCTCGAGTTGCTGCCCGGGGAGGAACGATTCTTGCTTCGAGACGGCTGCGGGTGGAACGACGGCGTCGTCGGAACGGAAACGGTTCCGACGAACCGCGAGTCACAGGCCGGACACACGCTGGAGACGACCGATCCGGTCGTCGTCGACGACCTGCAGACCGAAGATCGGTTCGCCGGCCCGGACCTGCTTCTCGACCACGATATCGTCAGCGGAATCAGCGCCGTCGTCGGCCCGTCCGACGACCCGTGGGGCGTCCTCGGAACGCACACGACGACGCGACGCGAGTTCAGCGAGGGGGACGCGGCGTTCGTCCAGAACGTGGCGAACGTCCTCGCGTCGGCCGTCGAACGCGATCGTGCGAACCGGCGACGCGACGAGGATGCGTCCCTCACCGATACGATCCTCGAGACGAGTCCGATCGGGATCACGATCGTCGACGCCGACGGGGAGATGCGATTCACCAACGAACGGGCCGAGGAGATATTCGGCCGGAGCAAAGCGCGGATCGACGAACTCAGTTTCGACGATCCCGCGTGGGACGAGGTGGGACCGGACGGCGAACCGCTGACGGCGGACGAGTTGCCCTTCCGGCGGATCGCCGAGTCCGGAGAGCAGGTGTTCGACCAGGTGACCGGTGTACTGCGGTCCGACGGCGAGCGGGTCTGGGTGTCCGTCAACGGGGCCCCGGTTCGGGACGAAGACAGGGAACTCGACGCCGTCGTCTTCGCGATCGAGGACGTCACGGACCGGTTCGACCGGGAACGGGACCTCGAGCGCTACGAGACCGTCGTCGAGACGGCCCACGACGGCATCTACGTGCTCGACGACGAGCGCCGCTTCGAACTGGTCAACGACTCGTTCGCGGCGCTGACGGGGTTCAGCCGCGACGAACTGCACGGGACTCACGCGTCCGTCGTGTTCGGCGAAGAGTTCGCGTCCATCGAAGCCGACCAGCTCGACGCGGCCGCCTCGCGGAGGAGCCCGACGTTCGAGGAAACGATCGTCGCGGGACCGGACGAGACCGACACGCGGACGGTCGAGAACCGGTTTGCGATCCTGTCGACGGAGGACGGAACCAGACGGATCGGGGTGGTCCGCGACATCACCGAGCGCAAGGAGATGGAGGCGAAGCTTCGCGAGAGCGAGGAGCGGTTCCGAACGCTCAGCGAACACCTGGAGGAGGTCGTCTGGATGACCGGCGCCGACCCGGAATCGCTGAGCTATATCAACCCGGCCTACGAGGAGGTCTGGGGACTCGATCGCGACTCGCTGTACGACGACGCGCTCTCGTTTCTCGAGGTCGTCCATCCCGACGACCGCGAACGGGTCCGGGAGGCGTACACCGGCCTTCCCGAGGAGGAGTACGACGAGGAGTTCCGGATCGAGAGACCGGACGGCGAGAGACGGTGGATACACGGCCGGGCGACCCCCGTCCGCAGCGAGGACGGCACCGTCGATCGGATCGTCGGCATCGACACCGACGTCACTCGGCGCAAAGAGCGCGAGCGGGCCCTCGAGGAGAGCGAACAGCGCTACCGGACGGTCCTCGAACACTTCCCGAACGGGGCGATCGCCCTGTTCGACGAGGACCTCCGGTACAGCCTCGTCGGCGGACAGGCGCTCGGGGAGATCGATCTCGACGCCAGCGAGGTGGTCGGCGCGACGATCGAGGAGTTCTACCCCGACGAGATCGTCCCGAAACTCGAGTCGGCGTGTCGTGGCGCACTCGAGGGAGACTCGACCCAGGTCGACGTCGCGTTCCGCGACCGGGACTGGAGCGTCCACGCGGTCCCCGTTCGAGACACCGACGCCGACGTGTTCGCCGGGATGCTCATGGCCCAGGACGTCACCGAGCGCAAGGAGTACCAGCGACGGCTCGAGGAGTCGAACGAGCGACTCGAGCAGTTCGCCTACGTGGCCTCCCACGACCTGCAAGAGCCCCTGCGGATGATCTCGAGCTACCTCGGATTCGTCCAGGATCGGTACGGCGACGAGTTGGACGACGACGGACAGGAGTTCGTCGAGTTCGCCGTCGAGGGCGCCGACCGCATGCGCGAGATGATCGACGGCCTGCTCGAGTTCTCCCGGGTCGAGACGCGCGGCGACCCGCTCGAACCGATCGAACTGGACGACAGCTTCGCCGACGCCCGCCGAGATTTGAAACTCCAGATCGAGGAGCAGGACGCCGAGATCACGGCCGAACCGCTCCCGCGTGTCGTGGGCGACGGCAACCAGTTGCGCCAGGTCTTCCAGAACCTGCTCTCGAACGCGATCGAATACTCGGGCGACGAGCAGCCGCGGATCGACGTCTCGGCCCACCGCGAGGGCAGCGAGTGGGTGATCTCGGTCGAGGACGACGGAATCGGGATCGATCCCGCGGATACCGATCGCATCTTCGGGGTCTTCGAGCGCCTGCACGCCGTCGACGAACACTCGGGGAGCGGCATCGGACTCGCACTCTGTGAGCGCATCGTCGAGCGCCACGGCGGCGAGATCTGGGTCGAGTCCGAACCCGGCGAGGGTTCGACGTTCTCGTTCACACTGCCGGCACATGATGGCTCCGGCACGGGTTCTCACTGCGGCGACGCTAGCGAGCGTTCGCAGACCGAGTCGCCGGAATAA
- a CDS encoding LVIVD repeat-containing protein translates to MSPNRDRTNRRTVLKGLGATAVGLGAASSAASANQERGGRNPSLELVGHTTLGARDGANTHGAVSEEHDLAAVGSFVFGNNELRIVDISDRTDPTMMSTIGTDPEGHSSDIRNSDIHPTKPWVFTANEGGEDAGWAIVDASDKADPQLHGPFTVEDSHSGAHNVQTFGDDYLITLGHGRGVVVYDISDPEDPVEVSSFEEIHTHAAHVRGDYAYVAASGNGLYIFDMSDPTDPEVVAMFDYEEEEADVPLRFAHHAVPHPSKDIVLLGEEVGGGEPGYKHVIDFDLDSGETELLASFQFPQHANQPTGRQGFWWTGHFSDWGVGDQEDVLFSGDYKAGVQVFDLSDPGDPVRIDQYQPTEGVGEIRRKDPARLDLVDNVPFTWGAESSLAGDSGHIYVSDATTGLYIFTLEGY, encoded by the coding sequence ATGTCTCCGAACCGTGACCGTACGAACAGGCGAACAGTACTGAAGGGACTCGGTGCGACCGCAGTCGGCCTCGGTGCGGCGAGTTCAGCGGCGAGCGCAAATCAGGAGCGAGGCGGCCGAAATCCGTCGCTGGAACTGGTCGGCCACACGACGCTCGGTGCGCGCGACGGCGCAAATACTCACGGCGCCGTCAGTGAGGAGCACGATCTCGCGGCGGTGGGATCGTTCGTCTTCGGTAACAACGAATTACGGATCGTCGACATCTCAGATCGGACCGATCCGACGATGATGTCGACTATCGGCACGGATCCCGAGGGCCACTCCAGCGACATCCGTAACTCGGACATCCACCCCACGAAACCGTGGGTGTTCACTGCCAACGAAGGTGGAGAAGATGCCGGGTGGGCCATCGTCGATGCGAGCGATAAGGCGGATCCCCAACTCCATGGCCCCTTCACCGTCGAGGATTCCCATAGTGGTGCGCACAACGTCCAGACGTTCGGCGACGACTACCTCATCACGCTGGGGCACGGTCGCGGTGTCGTCGTCTACGACATCAGCGACCCGGAAGACCCGGTGGAGGTGTCGAGCTTCGAGGAGATCCACACTCACGCCGCGCACGTCCGCGGTGACTACGCGTACGTCGCCGCCTCGGGGAACGGATTGTACATCTTCGACATGAGCGATCCCACGGATCCGGAAGTAGTCGCCATGTTCGACTACGAGGAGGAAGAAGCCGACGTCCCCCTTCGGTTCGCCCATCACGCGGTCCCGCACCCCTCGAAGGACATCGTCCTGCTCGGCGAAGAGGTCGGCGGCGGTGAACCGGGATACAAGCACGTCATCGATTTCGACCTCGACTCCGGCGAGACAGAACTCCTGGCTTCGTTCCAGTTCCCCCAGCACGCGAACCAGCCGACCGGACGCCAGGGCTTCTGGTGGACCGGCCACTTCTCCGACTGGGGCGTCGGCGACCAGGAAGACGTCCTGTTCAGCGGCGACTACAAGGCTGGAGTCCAGGTGTTCGACCTTTCGGATCCGGGCGACCCCGTGCGTATCGACCAATACCAACCAACTGAGGGAGTCGGTGAGATCCGTCGAAAAGATCCCGCGCGGTTGGACCTGGTTGACAACGTCCCGTTCACGTGGGGTGCGGAAAGCTCACTGGCGGGAGACAGCGGGCACATCTACGTGTCCGACGCCACTACTGGACTCTACATCTTTACCCTCGAAGGGTACTGA
- a CDS encoding ABC transporter permease, with translation MTRLGRVGAETGAGWRSFVRRRTAVFFTFFFPVILIVIFGALVRTDPTGEGLFTEPPAYYVPGYLAVVVLFTPLSRLGSEVARHRDGNRFEKLATTPLSRDEWLLAQTVVNAVIIGLASLLILGLVIALTGATIAFSPLLVPYVLVGVVCFCGVGAMLGSYTDSQDGAVAASNAIGLPLLFLSETFIALDQLPAWFEPFVNLSPLTYFARGVRAVTYPDAGTPAVAGLDPALANLGILAALAVVTFALGARSIPRTD, from the coding sequence GTGACCCGACTGGGACGCGTCGGGGCCGAGACCGGTGCCGGCTGGCGATCGTTCGTCCGGCGCCGGACGGCGGTCTTCTTCACGTTCTTCTTCCCGGTCATTCTGATCGTCATCTTCGGGGCGCTCGTGCGGACCGACCCCACGGGCGAGGGGCTCTTCACCGAGCCGCCGGCCTACTACGTGCCCGGCTATCTCGCGGTCGTCGTCCTCTTTACGCCCCTGTCGCGGCTGGGCAGCGAAGTGGCACGCCATCGCGACGGGAACCGCTTCGAGAAACTCGCGACGACGCCGCTGTCCCGTGACGAGTGGTTACTCGCCCAGACCGTGGTCAACGCCGTCATCATCGGTCTCGCGAGCCTGCTCATCCTCGGGCTGGTGATCGCCCTCACGGGCGCTACGATCGCGTTTTCGCCGCTGCTCGTCCCCTACGTCCTCGTCGGCGTCGTCTGTTTCTGCGGCGTCGGCGCGATGCTCGGCAGCTACACCGACTCCCAGGACGGCGCCGTCGCCGCCAGCAACGCGATCGGACTCCCCCTGCTCTTTCTCTCGGAGACGTTCATCGCGCTCGACCAGCTTCCGGCCTGGTTCGAGCCGTTCGTGAACCTCTCGCCGCTGACCTACTTCGCCCGCGGCGTCCGGGCCGTGACCTACCCCGACGCCGGGACCCCGGCGGTGGCCGGACTCGACCCCGCGCTCGCGAACCTCGGAATCCTCGCGGCGCTGGCCGTCGTCACGTTCGCGCTCGGAGCCCGCTCGATCCCGCGAACGGATTGA
- a CDS encoding ABC transporter ATP-binding protein — MEAVVEAEDVRKTYGETIALSGASLSVEPGEVFGLIGPNGAGKTTLVRALTGTTTPDDGSVRVLGDPPTAVDRHRLGVLPQDFSPPDRLSARELLAYYAGLYDEARDPDAVLADVGLGEAGDTWYENLSGGQQRRVCVGATLVNDPEVLFLDEPTTGIDPAGRRTIWQLIEDLAAGGTTVVLTTHDMAEAERLADRVGLLADGSLVAQGTPEALVREHGGASRLTIETGADPAAFADLGFPVDARDGAIVVRDVDPAEIGTVVDFLDDRDLAYTGLTWAEPDLEDVYLALADDAERAGTDRATDSATGLARAGETA; from the coding sequence ATGGAAGCCGTGGTCGAGGCGGAAGACGTTCGGAAAACCTACGGCGAGACGATCGCGCTGTCCGGTGCGTCCCTCTCGGTGGAGCCGGGTGAGGTCTTCGGGCTGATCGGGCCGAACGGGGCGGGGAAGACGACCCTCGTTCGCGCGCTGACCGGGACGACGACACCCGACGACGGCTCGGTTCGTGTCCTCGGTGACCCACCGACGGCCGTCGATCGCCACAGGCTCGGCGTGCTCCCCCAGGACTTCTCGCCGCCGGATCGGTTGAGCGCCCGCGAACTGCTCGCGTACTACGCCGGGCTCTACGACGAGGCCCGCGACCCCGACGCGGTGCTCGCGGACGTCGGCCTCGGCGAGGCCGGCGACACGTGGTACGAGAACCTCTCGGGGGGGCAACAGCGCCGCGTCTGCGTCGGCGCGACGCTGGTCAACGATCCCGAGGTCCTCTTTCTCGACGAGCCGACGACGGGGATCGACCCCGCCGGCCGTCGGACTATCTGGCAACTGATCGAGGACCTCGCCGCCGGCGGTACGACCGTCGTCCTCACCACGCACGACATGGCCGAGGCCGAGCGACTCGCCGATCGGGTCGGGCTGCTCGCCGATGGCTCGCTCGTCGCCCAGGGAACGCCCGAGGCGCTCGTCCGCGAGCACGGCGGCGCGAGCCGACTCACGATCGAGACGGGGGCCGACCCAGCGGCGTTCGCCGACCTCGGATTCCCGGTCGACGCACGCGACGGTGCGATCGTCGTCCGCGACGTCGACCCCGCCGAGATCGGGACCGTCGTCGACTTCCTCGACGATCGCGACCTCGCGTACACCGGCCTGACGTGGGCCGAACCCGATCTCGAGGACGTCTACCTCGCGCTGGCGGACGACGCCGAACGCGCGGGGACGGATCGCGCTACCGACAGCGCCACCGGGCTCGCGCGAGCGGGTGAGACGGCGTGA
- a CDS encoding TIGR03557 family F420-dependent LLM class oxidoreductase — protein MTQLGYTLSSEEHGPKTLVEIARHAEEVGFDFVSISDHFHPWISAQGESPFVWSTLGGIAAMTDEIEVGVGVTCPTMRIHPVNVAHAVATVDEMFDDRFTFGVGTGENLNEHVTGQRWPEHDVRLEMLDEAMDVMRSLWTGETTSHHGDHFTVENARLYTVPDEQPTTIASAFGPQTAGWAAENADGLWCSGPKEGPVDAYEDAGGDGPKYTQLHGCYAETEAKAIDTILEYWPNGSIPGELGQELSTPAHFEQAAQLVDREDVAEAGTTTDPDPQAHIDSIEQAIDVGYDHVYVHQIGPEQELALQFYEEEVLPSFR, from the coding sequence ATGACCCAGCTCGGATACACCCTCTCGAGCGAGGAGCACGGTCCGAAGACCCTCGTCGAGATCGCGCGCCACGCCGAGGAGGTCGGGTTCGACTTCGTCTCGATCTCCGATCACTTCCACCCGTGGATCTCCGCACAGGGGGAGTCGCCGTTCGTCTGGTCGACGCTCGGGGGCATCGCGGCGATGACCGACGAAATCGAGGTCGGCGTCGGCGTCACCTGCCCGACGATGCGGATCCACCCGGTCAACGTCGCCCACGCCGTCGCCACGGTCGACGAGATGTTCGACGACCGGTTCACGTTCGGCGTCGGAACCGGCGAGAACCTGAACGAGCACGTCACGGGCCAGCGCTGGCCGGAACACGACGTTCGCCTCGAGATGTTAGACGAGGCCATGGACGTGATGCGTTCTCTCTGGACGGGCGAGACGACGAGCCATCACGGCGATCACTTCACGGTCGAAAACGCGCGGCTCTACACCGTCCCCGACGAGCAGCCGACGACGATCGCGAGCGCCTTCGGGCCACAGACCGCCGGGTGGGCCGCCGAGAACGCCGACGGCCTCTGGTGTTCCGGACCGAAAGAAGGCCCCGTCGACGCCTACGAGGACGCCGGCGGCGACGGGCCGAAATACACCCAGCTCCACGGCTGCTACGCGGAAACCGAGGCCAAAGCGATCGACACGATCCTCGAGTACTGGCCCAACGGTTCGATCCCGGGCGAACTCGGCCAGGAGCTGTCGACGCCGGCTCACTTCGAGCAAGCCGCACAGCTGGTCGATCGGGAGGACGTCGCCGAGGCCGGCACCACGACCGATCCGGACCCGCAGGCCCACATCGACAGTATCGAACAGGCGATCGACGTCGGCTACGACCACGTCTACGTCCACCAGATCGGGCCCGAGCAGGAACTCGCGCTTCAGTTCTACGAGGAAGAGGTGCTGCCGTCCTTCCGGTGA